Sequence from the Miscanthus floridulus cultivar M001 chromosome 16, ASM1932011v1, whole genome shotgun sequence genome:
acacgaagacatttcttgagttgggagacatggaaaacattgaatatagctctcatttctagaggtaactaGAGTTTGTAGGCTACTAGGTCCCCTTCATCCAATGATCTagtatgggcctacatatctaggtgcaagctttcgcttcacaccaaacctTTGCACTTTCTTCATGGGAgacaccttcagatatacaaaatccccaacttcaaatgcaatgggacttctccttttatctgcataactcttctgtctcgaTTGAGCAGCTTCAATATGTTGTTGAATAATTCAaacttgttctttagcttctttgacaaagtcaatcccataataccttctttcaccagGTCAATCCAATTCAGAGGAGTCCTATACTTTtgaccatacaaagcttcaaaaggagccatcttgatgctttcttgatagctattgttgtaggagaatttggccaaaggtagccatttctcccatgaacccatagaagaaatcacacaagctctcaacatatcctctagaatctgattcactcgctcagtctaaCCAGCTGTCTAAGGGTGGTAAGCAGAGCTATGGATCAATTGGGTACCTAGATGcttatgcaaatgttcccaaaattGATTAACAAACTGCGGTCCTTGATCTGACATAATGCTTTTAGGCACACCATGCAATCATATGATTTGGGCAATGTACAACTCTGCATACTGATGGGGTCGATATCTTTCCTTAACAGGGACAAAATGTGTAGATTTAGTCAAGcagtcaacaattacccatatggaatcatgccCCTTTTTAGTGGTTGAAAGcacaactataaaatccatactgatgtcaTCACATTTCCAACTTGGGatagacagtggctgaagtaGTCTAGCTGGCTTCAAATGGATggctttgactcgacaacaattATCGCATCAAGCAACAAATGctacaatttctttcttcatttttgtccactagAAGCGTGTTTTtaggtcttggtacatcttactgctACCTGGGTGAATGGATAAATTGGAAGAGtgtgcttcctctagaatttggtttCTCAATTCACTATCTTTCGGCACTACAAGCCGATCCTTAAACCACAGCACACCCCTCTCATCTAgccaaaaatgcttggtttcttcctctttcatctttcttttgatatggAATATGCCCTCATCggtcttttggagctcaatgattttagactcaagagagcaactaacagtgatattgtgtaagactactagatgcaataagttgaaaccatcttccaataAGGGATTATACTGATACTTCTGTCTTAAGGCGTCTACAACCACATTGGCTTTTTCCGGATGATAATATACTTCTagattgtaatccttgatcaattccaaccatcttctctgcctcatgttcaattCAGGTTGGGtgaaaatgtacttgaggctcttgtgatcggtgtatatatggcaaacattaccaagcaggtaatgtctccaaattataagagcatggacaactgctgctaattctaaatcatgggttggataattgacttcatgctttctcagttgctgtgaggcataagcaatgacttggccttcctgcattagaacacaccccaaaccgatacccgatgcatcacaaaacacatcaaaaggtttctcaatgtTAGGCTATGCTAAAATAAGAGCAGTAGTTAGCAATGTtcgtaaagtgtgaaaagctgcctcacactccggtgtccatacaaatttctcatccttctgaagtaacctagtcatgggcttggcaattttggagaaatctagaataaaccgacggtaatatccttCTAAGCCAAGAAAACTCTCATGAACggaggttggggctttccaatcaagAACCTCCTGCACCTTGAATGGgtccactgagattccatcttcaaataaaacatggcctaggaaaggtactttcctcaaccagaattcacatttactaaacttagcatataacttatgctctcttagccTAGACAACACCACTCTTAAGTGCTCTGCATGATCTTCTGCATTCTCAGAatagatcaagatatcatcgataaacacgaccacaaacttatcaagctcgggcatgaataccgagttcattaaatGCATTaaataggcaggagcattggtcaacccaaaggacataactaaatactcataaaggccataactagtggaaaaagccatcttaggtATGTCCTCAGGCctgatcttgatttggtgataacctgacatcaaatcaatcttagagaacacttttgcttttgaaaattgatcaaataagatatcaatgagaggcaaaggatatttgttcttgatagtaacagcattgagtggtcgatagtccacacacatccgcaaataCTTGTCCTTTTTGACAAATATGGCTGGACAACCctatggtgatgaactagggcgaatgagacccttttctaagagctcttgcaattgaatcttcaattgtgctaactcatttggtggcattctataaggtATTTGGGAGACGGGCGCTGTACCTGGTATTAACTCAATCTTGAACTCTATATCCCTATCGGGTGGTAACCTAGGCAATTCATCTGgaaagacatccggaaattcacatactataggaatatcagcaagggccataggctagatagcattggccacattttggagatcaaactccctagaaaggggtactagaaaagcatcgttAGTCCTAgggtctctcaacataatggttctagtcaatgtatcaataaggacaccatggttcttcatccagttcatacccaagatcacatctatacccaATCCCGGTAATATCATAAATTTGCAGTATACTCTCGTTCGCTTATTTGGATAAGTACATCTTTAACTAGCTGATTGGTAGAAATGTTATTCCTGGCtgcacttatacaataaccacctttgtctactacaaatattttctgatcatacttggatgccaatgttggactcatgaatgaatgtgaagccctAGAATCAAACAGAACAACTGCAGGGTAATGGTTCACAGGAAACATACCAGCTATGACAACCTCGctagagggaatctcttccatggtggtgtaATGCACATACCCTGGGCGTGCATTTGCAGCTGCtggcttctgattgttcttcttggggggtaagggcactccctcacCTAATGACTAGTCTTGGTgcaattgaaacatggttgattgttAGGCAAAGCCTTGGAGTTGCCTTGTCCTGCACCACCCTTAGGCAGTAGAGCAATAGAGTATGCCCGATGATACCCTTTATTTGCTtggcttggctaggccttcttctAAGGTGGTCAGTATTTTGGAGCAGGTGGgtggtattgggttcttgccacCACTGGAGCTCTCTGCTGAGATGCACCGATTTCAAAGGCCCTCTTACGGCTCTTGGATgcagcataaatattattatgattCTCTTGTGTGAGCGCATCACTCACAAATTCATTATAGGTCgcactcttgttatttgctagagtcttcatcaactttggacctagtcctctcttgaaacttgcaatcttcttagcatcggtATTCACAAACTCAGGCGCATACCTAGAgaggttgttgaaggcatgcaagtactcagtgagacttttggtgccctgagtaagcctcataaactctgtatgtttcatgctcataagacctaggggaatatgatgccccctGAAAGCAGTCTTAAACTCATTCCATGTAACCTGAGAATTAGCAGGGAGGGTAGATAGGTAATGAGTACATTAAATGCCTGCTGGACCATGCAACTGATGTGAGGCATATTCAGCCTTCATATGCTCTGTAACTCTCAAGagacaaaacttctgctcaatggtattgagccattcatcagcttgcaatggctcctctgcctccttaaagataggaggtttaGTGTCCAAAAAGTCCTTGAATTCACTATACTAATTTGGTTTAGGTCCCTGGTGTTGGTCCCATCCCTGTCCACGACCGGTGTTCTACGCAAGCCCACGCAGTACTTCCCCCATAGACCGTTGGGTCTCTAGGAGTTGGGCCATCATTTCTACTAGCGTGGGGTAcggtggtggtgggagatcatcatcacccTAACGACTGCTATCGGCCCCTCCGCGAGTGTGAGTCATCTGCAAAATtgcaacaagtgattattggatgttGTTAAGAGATTGtagaagaattgtataatcatgccatactataattactagagagaatctcaaattcatacaataatatagaggcacaacaattcatttccacaacataacatcactaACAGGACCACTTATCGTACTCGCAACGTGTTCCGTGCATGCCAAAATTTTCTTGCCAAAAACAATTGGGAATCCATTAAAAAGTGCAATCACCACACGTATTACATGCATGGTTCCAATAACATCaaaggggtacatcatgaaatCAAAATCTACATTACAAGTTCATTACATAAGGATCAAAGATAGAGAGCTATCGCATCTAGCTAGATATTATAGCTAAGCTATTCCTTAGGGTGGTCGCTGTCGATGTCGGACACATCATCACCGTGGTCATCCTCAAAAGGTTCAATCTCCTCCTCTTCAAGCTCATCCTCGgcgtccacctccatgccatcgtcctcagcaatcaacacattgggatcttcttccaccactggagctagaggaagaattgggttcataATGTTATTGAGATGATGAACATCTAGCTGAAGCTCCTCAATTTGGCATATGAGTTCCTGCTCTCTACGATCAAACTCCATTGCCTACCTAGCAGCCTAGAACACAGTCCGGATCCTAGTTGCCTCCCTAGTCTTAGCAAGGCGAATGACCTCGTCCCTCTCAGCATGGATGTCCTGTAACTCAGCCCTAGCTGCATctctttcagcaacaacatggaCAAACTGCCCCCAACGAGCTTCCAAGGCTATCATCTAATTACCTATCTCATGCTGAGCtattgtagggtcaagatggtggactagagggggggggtgaatagtcccttCTAgaattaatcacgttggctaaccgaaacaagtgcggaattaaaactatcggtctagacaagactacacccctctatctatgttctctatcaccttccaaagatactaattaagcaacaaaggtactgagctagctagagctcacctaaccaattctagaagcaaggtcacacaaacctatgccactagtacttcaagcaacaatggagctcctacacatgctagtaagcaaaagcacaaagtcacctaatgctcactaacaatgctcaataacaaggcaactaatgccaaattagagagcacaattacttagctacacaaactaagtaatgtgactaacaaggttacacaaaccaaattagccacgcaagagagctacttctatgctacacaagcaagaaggtaactagtaagctacacaagctaactaattacaagagcaactacacaagcacaatgtacatGAAATGTAtatacaagcttgtgaaaggggattgcaaaccaatgggaaaaacaaggttgacacggtgattttctcctaaggttcacatgcttgACAACATGCTACgttcctgttgtgtcgaccactcacttggtggttcggcggctaattggcatcacctgccaagcccgcatgtcgggcattgcaagaacctaccctgaaagtgagggtagctcaatgacacgctttactagagttgctcttcgcggctcccacggggcgagcacaatacccctcacaaagctcttctccggagcaccacacaagcttcttgtgagcttcgacggagaccaccaccaagccatctaggaggtggcaacctccaagagtaacaagcaccactagcttgcaacttgatcacctagtgccacttgatgcaacctcacgatgcaatcacactagaatcgctctctcacacaatcaaatgatcactatcaagcatatgtgagatggagggctcccaagcactctcaagcatggacacaaagtcccccgaggtgctcagcacaagccatggctgagaccaccttctatttatagccccatgggctaaactagccattacccatTCACTGGGTAAATTTTgggatgaccgaacgctccggtcagatcgaccggacacaccctgccagcgtctggtcgctctaCACCATCCACGTGTCGCTCTGTGTTCAACTGAGCtgctcgatctcaatggttaagttatGACCAGACGCTAAATagtgaatgaccggacgctgctgcgcCTGATTCTGatcgtttccagagagctccctgagcctttgttttgcgaccggacacagaccagcatcCGATTAGTTCTGTGCCCACACGCCTAACTCCAGCGCCACCTATGTCACCATacatcagcactgactggacgtagaccctgagcgtccggtcacactttgcgccagcgtccggtcatgagaccgataCTGCACGCTCACtattgccactgaccggacgcagaaccccagcgtccggtcactgtgtgactagcgtccggtgcatactgtgaaaccctgtcttttctatatagggcattggtggcaccgtcagactatccgcactctacgagcggacacttcgccagtggagtttcgaacccttctcgcctccgttccatcatcgagttgatccacatcaattcCAACTTTATATCCTTTGtacatgtgccaacaccaccaagtgtacaccgccATGTGTATGTGTCTTACACTACAAGATTTTTGGTCTACTGCAACGCCGAAGAATTGCAACGTAGAAAAATTGGTTGCCAGAGATTGTTGTATTACAACCATTCTAAAAAATGGTAGCGATACATGCCTTTAATACAACGGTtttcaagatgttgcaaagctctgttgcatttggtggacgatattgcaatggtgaaaaatggttgcaatagacttgattttggttgcaattgtgtggtagtactgcaactacatttacgttagttgcatttggttttgactattgctacggtttttttgtgttgcataaaatttgacaagcgttgcaaatgctagatacttaatgcaacgagaactcttggaggcgaagcaaaagtgggggtcaattgcaaccttttttggcagttgcaatatactttgatattgttgcaagtgctaaattttattgcaacgaaatctatggggtcgaagcgaaaattgtgttcaagtgcaacgcttatttttggttgcaatatactttgataattgcaacgaatttaaaacttaaaaaaagtatggaaagaaaagaattggggacgcatatattaaaattaaaaagtgctccccacaggattcgaaccatggagctctggttcagataaaaccttctacaccactgcgctatgtaggtgtgttcgttgtaactcaggttttaatttatttgatatgattgaagacctTATGAGTTATAAAACGCCCCAACCTTGGCCCCATCTCGGCATCTCCGTCCTTATGCCTGGTGTCTGAAACTTTCTGTTAAGTAGTAGttgctgttaagtacttgatgttaAGTATGCGTGGATGTTAATTAGTACTTGAAGTTGTACCGGGGTGGTTGGTCACTTTGTTAGCGATAGTAAATGCCTGACCGTGCACCATCAGTCACATGGTGACCACACTAATGAACCTTTCCTTGTCCAAACATTTGCCGACCGATGATTACTCTTGGGCAATCGTGATTTTTATTTCAAAACTTTCCACTTACCTCTTTATTTCAAATACTTAAAACATTTATCTCAAGAGGTATTCATTAGCATAACGAACATTAAGGTTCCATGCAACGGTTCAAACTTAACCATGTCATCagttcaaaagaaaaaaataataaagtgCGACATATGCATATGAAGGACAATTGACCCTTCCCACCAAACAGTGCAACAAAAAAAATTGTCTTCAAGCAAAGAAATCATCTTCTATATTTTCTTCCATGACTGGTGCAATAACCCCATCATCAATGTAGGTGTCATCGTCGTCAGAATCATCATCACCAATATAGTCATCAACAGGTTCGGGAATTGCTTCGCTACGCACTTGATTAATAATGGCGGCAGAACCAGTTGTGCCTGCCCTATCTTGTCTTGACCAGTTTAAGAATTCCTGACCTTGGCCTGATTCATTCATTTCTTGGATTCCCACATCAAGTGCATCGGCGTCATTTCCTGTGTCTGGCATGGAAAACAAATTTCTTGGTCTCACCAAAACAACAGTAGACCATCTCGGCTTGTTCACGATAGGGACATAAAACACCGGTTCAGCGTTTGAAGCAAGAATGTAAGGTTCATCTGAATATCTAAACATGGAAGTAGCAATGTCGATAATACCAAATTTGTCCCTAGTGTACCCTCTGCTTCTGCTGGTACTGGTAGCCGGCACATCATACCAATCACACTGAAATAATataacttctttttcttgtgggAATTCTAGTGAGATTATATTTCTAATGACTCCATACCAGGTCATGTTGCCTATACTATCGTCACCCTTCACAAGGACACCAGAATTTTGTGTCACGAGACTTTTCTCTATGGCAGCTGTCCGAAATAGCCAATTATTGATGTGCACTCTATTCAACACACGAGCTCGAGGGTCAGGTCCTTGAGAAAGGGCATGCATCAGtttacttgcttcccctttctCATATAGTTTTGCTATCTGCAATTTAAAAATCAAGTTAGACATCTACCGGTTAATTACTACGTTGGTCTGACCATAAAGttgaatttaaaaatataaaataatactacatACCTCGATTTCAAACCATCTTACAAAATGCTCCTTGTGTCGTTTTTTAATGTTAATTGAACTATCCCTTGTTAGTTGTGTCTTATGCTCCCTACATCAGAGTGCACCAAATTATTAGTTGATGCCACAAACAAGCAGATAAAAGATAAATTTAGTGGTAAAAATTGCGACTTACTCTACCCATTTCCTGGCTTCATCACAATTAGTAATTATGTAGTGCCTCATCTTTTGAagttcaactttctccaaattctTAAGCTTATTTCCTCTCCTCTTGTAATCAATTTCACTAAATATGCTTAGACCACTTGGAGGCTCATTCACAACTGTATTTTCATGACGATCAGCTCGACTCAGCTTGGTGTCGACGTCGAAGAATCGAGAGCAAAATGTAAGACACTCCTCAGCTATGTATGCCTCGGCTATTGATCCTTCTGGTTGTGCCTTGTTCCTGACATATCCTTTAGCAGTACGTAGATACCTCTCTACTGGATACATCCATCTGTAACACACGGGCCCTCCTAGTTTAGCCTCTTCAACTAGATGGACCGGTAAATGAATCATTATGTCAAAAAATGCAGGCGGGAAAACCATCTCAAGCTGACAAAGAGTCTCTTTAATTGAACTGTCTAGTTTGTCAAGATCTGCTGGCACCAACTCATTTGAACAAAGTGCACTGAAGAACCTACTGAGCTCAATCAATGGCCTGGCAACATCTTCTGGCAAAATCCTTCTAATGACTAAGGGCAATAGTTTTTGTAGAATAATATGGTAGTCATGAGTTTTGAGTCCAGACACCTTACATGTTTTATCGTCAACACATCTCTTTAAATTGGAGCAGAACCCATCaggcatcttcactccttgaagaAATTGGCATAAAAtcctcttgtcatccttgtctagAGAGTACAACGCTGCTGGCAAGGTGTACGTGTCATCATCAATCACAGGATGCTGATCTTGCCTGATCCCAAGATGTTCCATGTCAAGGCGGGCATTCTCGCTGTCCTTACATTTCCCTTCAATTTCAAGCAAAGTCCCTAATATGCTCTCGCATATGTTTTTCTCAATATGCATCACGTCCAAATTATGCCTTATGATCAAAGAAGACCAGTAGGGGAGCTCAAAAAAaatactcttcttcctccaattgtGCCATCTTGCGTCTTCATCACGCTTCCTCTTTTTTGATATGTCCTTTCCAAATCCCGTTGGATGAAAAGTTGCATATTGGTCTAATACATCTTGACCAGACAGTGGAACTGGAGCCTCTCTGGTTTCCTCTTCATTGTTGAAGCTCATCTTGTTCATGCGCCATGGATGGTCTAAGGGCAAAAACCGACGATGTCCCATGTAGCAGAACTTCTTCCCATGTTTCAACCACAAATAATCTGTATCCTTGTGACAGTAAGGACATGCAAATTTTCCTTTTGTGCTCCAACcagaaagcatcgcatatgcagggaAGTCATTGATTGTCCAAAGTAGCATAGCACGGAGTGTAAAGTTTTCCTTTGCCTTTACATCCCTACAATTAACACCAGTATTCCACAGCGCCTTCAACTCATCAATGAGGGGCCTCAAGTAAACATCAATATTCATTCCAGGAGTTTTCTTGCCAGGTATCAACATCGACATGATCCAATAAGATTGTTTCTCATACAACCAAGGAGGCAAATTGTAAGGTATTAGGATAACAGGCCAACAACTGTAAGTAACATTTTGCATACCAAATGGGTTGAAGCCATCAGAAGCAAGACCCAGTCGAACGTTACGAGCTTCTTTAAATCGTGGAAACATATTGTCCACGTGCTTCCATGCCCTGGAGTCAGCAGGATGACGTAGTTTGCCATCATCTATTCTTCCTTCCTCATGCCAACGCATTTCTGATGACGTGCTctctgacatgtacaatctgCGTAGCCGAGGTGTGAGAGGGAAGTACCGAAGGATTTTGACTGGGACACGACGACGTTTCTTATCATGACCATCGTTCACATGGCCATCACCACGGTCATCTGTTTTCCACCTAGATGCTTTACATTTGGGGCATATATccagcttctcatattccttccAAAATAACACACAATGATTCTCACATGCATCTATCTTGATATAGTCCAAGCCTAGATCGCGAACCACCCTTTGTACTTTCTCCATTGTGTTTGGGACACAATGACCTTTAGGGAGAAACTTTGAGATCAGAAAGAGTACCCCCTCCAATGCTTTGTTACTTATCCCATACATGCACTTAACCTGGAAAAGTTCCACAATAAAAGATATCTTTGTACCATCTTCGCAACCTGGATATAATTCCTTTTTTGCCTCCTGTAGTAACTTGAAGAAGACCTTGGCTTGCTCGTTCGGCTCGTCTTCATCACCGATCTCTCCTCGTATTTCACCTCTGATTAGGGATTTAATCAAATTACTGGCCTCATCATCTTCACTCGGTGCGCCGCCTTCTTCATTGTCTACTCCAGAATCATGTGGTGCACCTTCATCATCGTTCTGTACTTGTACATCTGCTGCTGCTAGGTCGTCATTGTGTACTTGTACATCACTAGGTCCTGCATCTTCATTGTGAAAAACCACATCAGCTGAACCTTCCCCTTCCATTATAAAACTTTCAGCAAACCCTGTTGAAAGGACATGAATCTGAAGCACAGCCCGTGTTCTGTGTGACATGCATAGACATTTACGGCACGGACATGCTGCAGTTCCACCCCTCGAAGTGCCACTATATGTCCTGTCCAAAAACTGCATGAATTTGTTCTGCCACTCGGTTGAAGAACGAGGCAAGCGCATCCAACTCCTATCATCGCCTGACATCTGCGTGATGAAGATGAACGATGATCACCAATTTAGCCAGCGTATTTACATACATAATTGAACTATATATGTGCAGCCCATAGTGATCTCGTACCTTTCGCCGCGAGGACGGCTTGTCTGATTGATCGATCGACGTGGAAATCAGGGCAGAAATCAGCTATACTCTACCTAAATTAATCACATTACAGCACAATTAGCGAGCTATATGGTAATACAAATTAGACATCGGAGGCTGGGAGCTTTTGATTCTCATACCTTCAAAACTGATTCTGTGATCCACGGGTTGCACCTCTATGGAGGTCCGAAGGGCAGTGGAGCGGAGGTCGGAGGAGTCCAGATGCCGAGCAGTGGCGGCGGTCGCCCTCAcccccgtgtgcagcgccccctgAGGATCGCGACTCCACCCTCGTTCGCAGCGCCCCCTGAATCACCCTCGTGCGCAGCGCCCCCTGAGGATCCCCTGAAGAAGCGAGTCAGGCAGGGACGGACGGGGTGGGCTGTGGGCAAGCGGCCATGCCCTGCGTCCGAGCCGCACGTATACCTGAAGTATTCTCCTATGTACTGCGGACCGTCCGTGGAGTTCAGAGGACCGTCCGCTACAAGTGGCGGACCGTCCAGATCATTTGGCGGACCATCCGGTGGGTTGGTAGGCAGCGCATCagaaaattttggctaagtccacCACACGCATCACGATTCATGAGATCGGAGAAGCATGCATGCAGCTCGATCGGCAtaagatggatatataaaattttggctaagtccctaaatttaccatgagatggacatgctgaaatttttaccatgacttggacattgtcaaatttgatttttaccgtgggacagacatatgcaaaaatggctaagtctgaatttttgctatgacttagagactagaattttaccatgacttgggcattgacaaatttaaaattttaccatgacttggatattGAGAGTTACATGTAGAGTTACATGTAGAGTACAGAGTACTTTCTAAGAGTTACATGTGTAGTTTTTCCTAGTCATCTAAGAGTTACATGTAGAGTACAGAGTACTTTCTCCTCtaatactactagttttttttactAGGGCCAACTTTCAGAGTACTTATCCATCTTAGAAAAACTAGTTTATTTACTTTTAAGAGACCTCATAGGAGTTGGTCAAGCCCAAACCTATGAAAAGATAGCAACAACCAACTCGCACCCACTCAGACATGTCCCACCAGGCCACCATAACCCATCATGTGTAGTTTTTCCTAGTCATCTAAGAGTTACATGTAGAGTACAGAGTACTTTCTCCTCtaatactactagtttttttttacTAGGGCCAACTTTCAGAGTACTTATCCATCTTAGAAAAACTAGTTGGTTGTTTTAGAAAGTACTCTGTACTCTTAGAAAGTACTCTGTACTCTTAGAAAGTACTCTTAGAAAGTACTCTGTACTCTTAGAAAGTACTCTTAGAAAGTACTCTGTACTCTTAGAAAGTACTCTTAGAAAGTACTCTGTACTCTACATGTAACTCTTAGATGACTAGGAAAAACTACACATGTAACTCTTAGAAAGTACTCTGTACTCTACATGTAACTCTACATGTAACTCTCaatatccaagtcatggtaaaattttaaatttgtcaatgcccaagtcatggtaaaattctagtctctaagtcatagcaaa
This genomic interval carries:
- the LOC136511037 gene encoding uncharacterized protein; translation: MEGEGSADVVFHNEDAGPSDVQVHNDDLAAADVQVQNDDEGAPHDSGVDNEEGGAPSEDDEASNLIKSLIRGEIRGEIGDEDEPNEQAKVFFKLLQEAKKELYPGCEDGTKISFIVELFQVKCMYGISNKALEGVLFLISKFLPKGHCVPNTMEKVQRVVRDLGLDYIKIDACENHCVLFWKEYEKLDICPKCKASRWKTDDRGDGHVNDGHDKKRRRVPVKILRYFPLTPRLRRLYMSESTSSEMRWHEEGRIDDGKLRHPADSRAWKHVDNMFPRFKEARNVRLGLASDGFNPFGMQNVTYSCWPVILIPYNLPPWLYEKQSYWIMSMLIPGKKTPGMNIDVYLRPLIDELKALWNTGVNCRDVKAKENFTLRAMLLWTINDFPAYAMLSGWSTKGKFACPYCHKDTDYLWLKHGKKFCYMGHRRFLPLDHPWRMNKMSFNNEEETREAPVPLSGQDVLDQYATFHPTGFGKDISKKRKRDEDARWHNWRKKSIFFELPYWSSLIIRHNLDVMHIEKNICESILGTLLEIEGKCKDSENARLDMEHLGIRQDQHPVIDDDTYTLPAALYSLDKDDKRILCQFLQGVKMPDGFCSNLKRCVDDKTCKVSGLKTHDYHIILQKLLPLVIRRILPEDVARPLIELSRFFSALCSNELVPADLDKLDSSIKETLCQLEMVFPPAFFDIMIHLPVHLVEEAKLGGPVCYRWMYPVERYLRTAKGYVRNKAQPEGSIAEAYIAEECLTFCSRFFDVDTKLSRADRHENTVVNEPPSGLSIFSEIDYKRRGNKLKNLEKVELQKMRHYIITNCDEARKWVEEHKTQLTRDSSINIKKRHKEHFVRWFEIEIAKLYEKGEASKLMHALSQGPDPRARVLNRVHINNWLFRTAAIEKSLVTQNSGVLVKGDDSIGNMTWYGVIRNIISLEFPQEKEVILFQCDWYDVPATSTSRSRGYTRDKFGIIDIATSMFRYSDEPYILASNAEPVFYVPIVNKPRWSTVVLVRPRNLFSMPDTGNDADALDVGIQEMNESGQGQEFLNWSRQDRAGTTGSAAIINQVRSEAIPEPVDDYIGDDDSDDDDTYIDDGVIAPVMEENIEDDFFA